One stretch of Rhodoflexus caldus DNA includes these proteins:
- a CDS encoding DinB family protein produces the protein MKDYFLRLYTYNHWANDRYFQLFDRQSEIPDRVHLLMSHVLVAQKLWLSRIKGNPDLSLHIWKPLPIDELKAMAVENTKNWLAYLSESDQSEFDRMMSYQNFQKIDYTNRVSDIIIHTANHATYHRAQFAVMFRQIGIDPPNTDFITFAREFSGELNLD, from the coding sequence ATGAAAGACTACTTTTTGCGCCTTTATACCTACAATCACTGGGCAAACGACCGCTATTTCCAACTGTTTGACCGCCAAAGTGAGATTCCCGACAGGGTTCATTTGCTCATGAGCCATGTGTTGGTTGCACAAAAGTTGTGGCTTTCGCGAATCAAGGGCAACCCCGATTTGTCGCTTCATATCTGGAAACCGCTGCCCATAGATGAATTGAAGGCCATGGCGGTTGAAAATACGAAAAACTGGCTAGCTTACCTCAGCGAGTCTGACCAGAGCGAGTTTGACCGCATGATGAGCTATCAAAACTTCCAGAAAATAGATTACACCAATCGGGTATCCGATATTATCATCCATACAGCCAATCATGCCACCTATCACCGCGCGCAGTTTGCCGTAATGTTCCGCCAGATTGGCATAGACCCGCCCAATACCGATTTTATCACTTTCGCCCGTGAGTTTTCGGGGGAGTTGAATTTGGATTAA
- the pfkA gene encoding 6-phosphofructokinase, with product MKNIAVFTSGGDAPGMNACIRAVVRGALHHDVNVFGIYRGYNGMINGDIQPLTSQSVSNIIQRAGTILKSARSVEFRTKEGRQKAYEQLKAHNIEGLVAIGGNGTFTGAQIFYEEYGIPTVGAPGTIDNDLYGTDFTIGFDTAVNTALNAIDKIRDTADSHDRVFFIEVMGRDSGYIALRSAIGGGAEMAIIPEKPNSLDEIIEKLKIGWGRTKRSYIVVVAEGKQPGNATEIAQKVKKEIPDLDIRVSTLGHIQRGGAPSAVDRVIASRMGLAAVEALLSGKAGIMVGIVNGRIKYTPFKETFKHKNEQIAEMIRMVEVLSK from the coding sequence ATGAAAAATATTGCCGTCTTCACATCAGGTGGAGACGCTCCTGGTATGAACGCATGTATTCGTGCGGTTGTCAGAGGTGCATTGCATCACGATGTCAATGTATTCGGTATCTACCGTGGTTATAATGGTATGATTAATGGTGATATTCAGCCACTTACGTCTCAGTCGGTCAGCAATATCATCCAGCGTGCCGGAACCATCCTCAAATCGGCACGAAGTGTAGAGTTTCGCACCAAAGAAGGTCGCCAGAAAGCCTACGAGCAACTGAAAGCACATAATATTGAGGGATTGGTGGCTATCGGCGGCAACGGTACTTTCACGGGTGCACAAATTTTTTACGAAGAGTATGGTATCCCTACTGTCGGGGCACCGGGCACTATTGATAACGACTTGTATGGAACAGACTTTACCATCGGGTTTGATACAGCCGTTAATACAGCCTTGAATGCGATAGATAAAATTCGCGACACGGCGGATTCTCACGACCGCGTGTTTTTCATTGAAGTGATGGGGCGCGATTCGGGCTATATTGCCTTGCGTTCTGCCATTGGTGGCGGTGCCGAGATGGCCATCATCCCCGAAAAGCCTAACAGTTTAGACGAGATTATAGAAAAACTCAAAATCGGTTGGGGGCGAACCAAGCGTTCTTACATTGTGGTAGTAGCCGAAGGCAAGCAACCGGGCAATGCAACAGAGATAGCCCAGAAAGTAAAAAAGGAAATTCCCGATTTGGATATCCGCGTTTCTACCTTGGGGCATATTCAGCGCGGTGGCGCTCCATCCGCTGTGGACAGGGTAATAGCCAGCCGCATGGGATTAGCTGCCGTTGAGGCGCTGCTGAGCGGAAAGGCCGGTATCATGGTTGGTATTGTGAACGGACGGATTAAATACACACCGTTCAAAGAAACTTTCAAGCACAAAAACGAACAAATCGCTGAGATGATTCGCATGGTAGAGGTGTTGAGTAAGTAA